The following are from one region of the Maribacter aquivivus genome:
- a CDS encoding SDR family oxidoreductase, with product MKVLFIGGTGNISTPSSKLAVAKGMDLYVLNRGKAKVEIKGAHSIIGDINKPQELSELKKHDWDVVVNWIAFTPEDIERDIELFRGKTKQYIFISSASCYQTPLSYPVITESTPLHNKLWDYSENKILCEDRLQKAYREEGFPITIVRPSLTYDTVIPIAVGGFDKFNTAQRILDGKEIIIHGDGTSLWTVTHSDDFAKGFVGLLGLQTAIGHAFHITSDEVLTWNMIYKILADALGKEAKIVHIASDFICKVEPSFTGTLLADKAESVLFDNCKIKTFVPGFKATIPFSEGIKRTVKWLLENPEHQNIDEYTEAKIENVLKVYKGL from the coding sequence ATGAAAGTATTATTTATAGGAGGCACAGGAAATATAAGTACGCCAAGTAGTAAGCTTGCAGTTGCTAAGGGAATGGATTTATATGTGTTGAATAGGGGGAAGGCCAAAGTTGAGATAAAGGGCGCACATTCCATTATTGGAGACATCAATAAACCCCAAGAACTTTCAGAACTTAAAAAGCATGACTGGGATGTTGTCGTAAATTGGATTGCTTTTACTCCAGAAGACATTGAGCGTGATATTGAATTGTTTAGAGGGAAAACCAAACAATATATTTTTATAAGTTCAGCTTCTTGTTATCAAACACCTTTAAGTTATCCTGTAATTACCGAATCTACTCCGTTACATAACAAGCTGTGGGACTATTCTGAGAATAAAATTCTATGTGAAGACCGCTTGCAAAAAGCATATAGAGAAGAAGGATTTCCTATCACTATTGTTCGTCCGTCACTAACATACGATACCGTAATACCTATTGCCGTAGGTGGATTTGATAAATTCAATACTGCACAGCGAATTTTAGATGGTAAGGAAATAATTATTCATGGTGATGGAACCTCACTTTGGACAGTGACACATTCAGATGATTTTGCAAAAGGCTTTGTAGGTTTATTAGGATTACAAACAGCGATCGGACATGCTTTTCATATTACTTCAGATGAGGTTTTAACGTGGAATATGATTTATAAAATTCTGGCGGATGCCTTAGGGAAAGAAGCAAAAATAGTACATATAGCATCAGATTTTATATGTAAAGTAGAACCATCATTTACTGGTACTTTGTTAGCAGATAAGGCAGAAAGTGTATTATTCGATAATTGCAAAATTAAGACCTTTGTACCAGGATTTAAAGCAACAATTCCGTTTTCTGAAGGGATAAAAAGGACCGTAAAGTGGTTATTAGAGAACCCAGAACATCAAAATATTGATGAATACACTGAGGCTAAGATTGAGAATGTATTGAAGGTTTATAAGGGGTTGTAG
- a CDS encoding S9 family peptidase, with amino-acid sequence MKIIIKTLFLLLFTVSVTAQVSSNLELTDIFNMEYVSDPQISPDGSKIIYVRNFKDIMTDKNLSNFWMVNYDGSQNRPITTGNQNDYYPRWSHDGKKIIFKSNKSDDKMKLYIMWMDTKEIAPLTNTPKAPGAVSWSNDDRYLAFTMFVPEAEQSIVKLPAKPEGAKWNTPPTYIDKLNYRGDGQGYIKGGHDQIFTLSIDGGTPKQLTATTFDHGAPVWSKNDKTLYFSANFNPDEAFEPANSEVYALNISNGEVSPLTTRYGPDSSPTVSPDGKMIAYTGNDDKLMGYQITNLYVMNTDGTNSKLLSGDFDRDIANAQWANEGKGLYFQYDTEGATKIGHITLEGKITTLVEGLGGLSLGRPYNAGDFTVSKNSRFAYTLGNTEHPSDLGVADKKGSKRVTFVNDDLYSFRDIGKTEEIWWESSYDQQKIQGWVVTPPNFDPNKKYPFILEIHGGPFTSYGSVYSAEIQAYAAAGYVVLYSNPRGSTSYGAEFGNLIHHDYPNHDYEDLMSGVDAVIKKGYVDTDNLFVTGGSGGGVLTAWIVGKTDRFKAAVVAKPVINWTSFVLYADGAAFFSKYWFGKKPWEDPENYFRRSPLMYVANVTTPTMLLTGEEDYRTPIAESEQFYTALKLEGVETAMVRIPGAGHGIANRPSNLIAKIASVLAWFEKYKDAE; translated from the coding sequence ATGAAAATTATTATCAAAACACTATTTCTCTTGCTGTTTACAGTATCTGTAACCGCCCAAGTTTCTTCAAATCTTGAGCTTACCGATATTTTTAACATGGAGTATGTATCTGACCCTCAGATATCACCTGATGGAAGCAAAATTATCTATGTCCGAAATTTTAAGGACATCATGACAGATAAGAACTTATCTAACTTTTGGATGGTAAATTATGATGGTTCACAAAACAGACCAATTACCACTGGTAACCAAAATGATTACTACCCACGTTGGTCTCATGATGGTAAAAAAATCATCTTTAAATCGAACAAATCCGATGATAAGATGAAATTGTATATCATGTGGATGGATACCAAAGAAATTGCTCCGCTAACAAATACGCCAAAAGCACCAGGTGCGGTTAGCTGGTCTAATGATGATCGCTATTTGGCATTTACCATGTTTGTACCAGAAGCTGAACAATCTATTGTAAAATTACCTGCAAAGCCGGAAGGTGCAAAATGGAACACACCTCCTACTTACATTGACAAATTAAATTACAGAGGTGACGGACAAGGTTATATTAAAGGTGGGCACGACCAAATTTTCACCCTTTCTATTGATGGTGGTACACCTAAACAATTGACGGCAACAACATTTGATCACGGTGCACCTGTATGGTCTAAAAATGACAAAACACTTTACTTCTCAGCGAATTTTAATCCTGATGAGGCTTTTGAACCTGCCAATAGTGAGGTATATGCGCTGAACATTTCTAACGGCGAAGTTTCTCCGTTGACTACAAGATATGGTCCTGACAGCTCTCCAACAGTTTCTCCTGATGGTAAAATGATTGCTTACACAGGTAACGATGATAAATTAATGGGGTACCAAATCACGAATTTATATGTGATGAACACCGATGGTACAAACTCAAAATTGCTTTCTGGAGATTTTGATAGAGATATAGCCAATGCGCAATGGGCTAACGAAGGTAAAGGTCTTTATTTTCAATATGATACGGAAGGTGCTACCAAAATTGGACACATTACCCTTGAAGGAAAAATTACAACTTTAGTTGAAGGTCTTGGTGGTTTGTCATTAGGAAGACCTTATAATGCAGGTGATTTTACAGTTTCTAAAAACTCACGATTTGCATATACCCTGGGTAATACGGAACATCCTTCTGATTTAGGCGTTGCCGACAAAAAAGGTTCTAAACGAGTAACTTTTGTAAACGATGATCTTTATTCTTTTAGAGATATAGGTAAAACTGAAGAAATTTGGTGGGAGTCTTCTTATGACCAACAAAAAATTCAAGGTTGGGTGGTTACTCCGCCAAACTTTGACCCTAATAAAAAGTACCCATTTATCCTTGAAATTCATGGCGGACCGTTTACTAGCTACGGTTCTGTTTATAGTGCCGAAATACAAGCTTACGCTGCTGCAGGTTATGTGGTTCTATATAGCAACCCTAGAGGTAGTACAAGTTACGGAGCCGAATTTGGAAATTTAATTCACCACGACTACCCTAATCATGATTATGAAGATTTAATGAGTGGTGTAGATGCCGTTATTAAAAAAGGATATGTTGATACCGACAATCTTTTTGTTACCGGTGGAAGTGGCGGCGGAGTACTGACTGCTTGGATAGTAGGAAAAACAGACCGCTTTAAAGCTGCTGTAGTTGCCAAGCCAGTAATTAACTGGACAAGCTTTGTATTGTATGCCGATGGTGCTGCTTTTTTCTCTAAATACTGGTTCGGTAAAAAACCATGGGAAGATCCAGAAAATTATTTTAGACGTTCACCTTTAATGTATGTTGCCAATGTAACTACCCCAACAATGTTGCTTACTGGTGAGGAAGATTACAGAACACCTATCGCAGAATCTGAACAATTCTATACCGCACTAAAATTAGAGGGTGTAGAAACCGCTATGGTACGTATACCTGGCGCAGGCCACGGTATTGCCAATAGACCAAGTAATTTAATTGCAAAAATTGCCAGTGTACTAGCTTGGTTTGAGAAATATAAGGATGCCGAGTAA
- a CDS encoding alpha/beta fold hydrolase yields the protein MPFITNTKAKEQVDIFYEDYGSGQPVILIHGWPLSRKSWEQQVWKIVEEGYRCISYDRRGFGTSSSPWNSYDYSALASDLNAIIEELDLKEAIIVGFSMGGGEVVRYLTDYGSSRIAKAALISSIIPLVKQKSDNPAGVPEDALDGIIDMLQKDRVGFLKEFSKGFYNFDENKGKRISQAQLDYDFNIASFASPRATIQAALAWMHTDFRPELKNVTVSTLIVHGDADATVPFETSAKQAHEGIKYSTLEVIKGAPHGLNVTHAEELNEILISFLKK from the coding sequence ATGCCCTTTATAACAAATACAAAAGCAAAAGAACAAGTAGATATATTTTACGAAGATTACGGAAGCGGACAACCGGTGATTTTAATTCATGGGTGGCCATTAAGTCGTAAATCTTGGGAGCAACAAGTATGGAAAATTGTGGAAGAAGGTTATCGCTGTATATCTTACGACCGTAGAGGATTTGGGACATCATCTTCACCATGGAATTCTTATGATTATTCTGCATTAGCGAGTGATTTAAATGCGATTATAGAAGAATTAGATTTGAAGGAGGCTATCATAGTTGGTTTTTCAATGGGAGGAGGAGAAGTAGTACGTTATTTAACTGACTATGGTTCTAGTAGAATTGCTAAAGCAGCATTGATTAGTTCAATAATTCCACTAGTAAAGCAAAAATCAGATAACCCTGCGGGAGTACCTGAAGATGCTTTAGATGGTATTATAGATATGCTACAAAAAGATAGGGTTGGTTTCTTGAAAGAGTTCAGTAAAGGATTCTATAATTTTGATGAAAATAAGGGAAAACGAATAAGTCAGGCACAACTAGACTATGATTTTAATATTGCCTCATTTGCATCGCCTAGAGCAACCATACAAGCAGCGTTAGCTTGGATGCATACCGATTTTAGACCTGAGCTAAAAAACGTAACCGTATCAACGTTAATAGTGCATGGCGATGCCGATGCCACGGTGCCTTTTGAAACATCAGCAAAACAAGCTCATGAGGGTATTAAATACAGTACGTTAGAGGTAATCAAAGGAGCTCCTCATGGACTCAATGTTACGCACGCAGAGGAATTGAATGAAATATTGATTTCCTTTTTGAAGAAATAA
- a CDS encoding FMN-binding negative transcriptional regulator, with protein MFIPEHYKNNDIKEIHDFLKNNSFGILINTIEGKPWGTHIPLELSKNSDDKDILVGHIAKANLQSKNLVDGDEVLCIFNGPHSYISSSWYQQEEVPTWNYIAVHVYGTVKIQTAEELLTSLHALVNKYEQKSEQPISLDNMSKKTMGQVNGIIGFEILVNDIQAVNKLSQGRSHDHPKIISELEKQGAPEKAVADEMKKRMT; from the coding sequence ATGTTTATACCTGAGCACTATAAAAATAATGACATTAAAGAAATTCACGACTTTTTAAAAAACAATAGTTTTGGTATACTGATAAATACTATTGAAGGAAAACCTTGGGGTACCCACATTCCACTAGAACTATCAAAGAATTCTGACGATAAAGATATTTTAGTAGGTCATATTGCCAAAGCAAACTTGCAAAGTAAAAACCTGGTAGATGGCGATGAAGTACTCTGTATTTTTAATGGTCCGCATAGCTATATTTCATCATCATGGTATCAGCAAGAAGAGGTGCCTACTTGGAACTACATTGCCGTTCATGTATATGGTACCGTAAAAATTCAAACAGCAGAGGAGTTACTTACCTCTTTACATGCACTAGTTAATAAATACGAGCAAAAATCTGAACAGCCTATCTCATTAGATAATATGTCTAAAAAAACCATGGGTCAAGTTAATGGTATTATAGGGTTTGAAATTTTAGTGAATGATATACAAGCTGTAAACAAACTTTCGCAAGGCAGAAGTCATGATCACCCTAAAATTATTTCTGAACTTGAAAAACAAGGCGCTCCTGAAAAAGCGGTAGCAGATGAGATGAAAAAACGGATGACTTAA
- a CDS encoding CIA30 family protein, translating into MSELKSVFEFNKKSNIKEWQIVNDDVMGGLSMGLIQINPQGNGVFSGHVSLENNGGFCLVRHDLERIAVDTFSAFVIRLKGDGKKYAFRCKSGEHQRHTYSYDFKSSKECQTIEIPFKQMEPVFRGEELKLPNYHGDYLAQIAIIIKNGIEEDFTLEIERIYLK; encoded by the coding sequence ATGAGCGAATTAAAATCTGTTTTTGAATTCAATAAAAAGTCCAACATTAAAGAATGGCAAATTGTCAATGATGATGTTATGGGCGGTTTATCAATGGGGCTTATACAAATTAACCCACAAGGAAACGGTGTATTTAGCGGTCACGTTTCATTAGAAAATAACGGAGGTTTTTGTCTTGTAAGACATGATTTAGAACGAATTGCAGTAGATACTTTTTCAGCTTTTGTAATACGATTAAAAGGAGATGGCAAAAAATATGCTTTTAGATGTAAATCTGGCGAGCATCAACGTCATACTTATAGCTATGACTTTAAATCTAGTAAAGAATGTCAAACCATTGAAATACCCTTTAAACAAATGGAACCTGTATTTAGAGGTGAAGAATTAAAACTGCCGAATTACCATGGCGATTATCTTGCGCAAATTGCCATCATTATTAAGAATGGTATTGAAGAAGACTTTACACTTGAAATTGAACGTATCTATTTAAAATAA
- a CDS encoding DoxX family protein, producing MYHQLLPFKKLIIPFRIDALMPNILVLIPRLITGYLLAFVFAVNKFGTPWTPKSAGLGFLEVSDWFVDLVKQFGLPFSYMPELFAWSVGFTEALGGILLILGLNTRITAFFVTVTMFTTILFRPWDNSWSIMPTFTFFCLGLFFMGFGSGKFGLDYFITKRR from the coding sequence ATGTACCACCAACTTCTTCCTTTTAAAAAGTTGATTATCCCTTTTAGGATAGATGCATTAATGCCGAATATCCTAGTACTAATACCTAGATTAATTACCGGATACTTACTTGCTTTTGTTTTTGCCGTTAATAAATTTGGAACACCTTGGACTCCTAAATCAGCAGGACTCGGATTTTTAGAGGTATCGGATTGGTTTGTTGATTTAGTGAAACAATTCGGCCTACCATTTTCTTACATGCCCGAACTCTTCGCTTGGTCAGTAGGGTTTACTGAAGCACTAGGTGGTATTTTACTGATCTTAGGATTAAATACTAGAATAACGGCCTTCTTTGTTACCGTAACTATGTTTACTACCATACTATTTAGACCTTGGGATAATTCTTGGAGTATTATGCCCACATTTACCTTTTTCTGTTTAGGTCTCTTCTTCATGGGATTCGGATCAGGTAAATTCGGTCTCGATTATTTCATTACCAAAAGAAGATAA
- a CDS encoding DUF2141 domain-containing protein, whose product MKKLLFTITVFAMSFTMNAQEKEGITLTVVIENVLNNEGHVLSALHNEDTFMKAEGLETSHDKAEAGELILTFENIEPGDYAFSVLHDANDNNRMDFATNGMPTEDYAMSGESLPMGPPTFSDAKFTIEKEDMQLTLRF is encoded by the coding sequence ATGAAAAAGTTACTATTTACTATTACTGTATTTGCAATGTCATTTACTATGAACGCTCAAGAAAAAGAAGGCATTACACTAACTGTTGTAATAGAAAACGTTCTGAACAATGAAGGGCACGTATTAAGTGCATTACATAACGAAGACACTTTTATGAAAGCTGAAGGACTTGAAACTAGCCATGATAAAGCAGAAGCTGGCGAATTAATTTTAACCTTTGAGAACATAGAACCTGGTGATTATGCGTTTTCTGTTCTACATGATGCAAACGATAATAACCGTATGGATTTTGCCACCAATGGCATGCCTACCGAAGATTATGCCATGAGCGGTGAATCTTTACCAATGGGTCCGCCAACCTTTAGTGATGCAAAATTCACTATCGAAAAAGAAGATATGCAATTGACCCTTCGATTTTAG
- a CDS encoding LysR substrate-binding domain-containing protein codes for MTITQLQYVLAVAEYKNFTLAAEKSFVTQPTLSMQVQKLEDELDILLFDRSKKPITITEVGKKIVAQAKNIVNEAARIKDIVEQEKGYIGGDYVLGIIPTIMPTLLPMFLKNFIQKYPKVNLIIKEQNTESLIKNIEDGHIDAAIAATPLEVDFITERPLYYEPFVGYVPQDHRLGNSTQITPDDLDIEDILLLQDGHCFREGVLNLCKTPKIGGDHFSLQSGSFETLINLSNEGLGMTLLPYLNTLELDDVKKKNLKYFKEPSPAREVSLIYHKKELKVQITEALRDVITGIVRGAIAFQDVKIISPLHK; via the coding sequence ATGACCATTACCCAATTACAATACGTACTTGCTGTTGCTGAATACAAAAATTTTACACTCGCTGCCGAGAAGAGTTTCGTAACGCAGCCAACGTTAAGCATGCAAGTTCAAAAGCTTGAAGATGAATTAGATATACTTCTTTTTGATCGTAGCAAAAAACCAATTACTATTACCGAAGTCGGTAAAAAAATTGTGGCTCAAGCAAAAAATATTGTAAATGAGGCGGCACGTATTAAAGATATCGTAGAGCAAGAAAAAGGATATATAGGTGGGGATTATGTATTGGGTATTATCCCTACCATAATGCCTACTTTGTTACCGATGTTTTTGAAGAATTTTATACAGAAATATCCGAAGGTAAATCTGATTATTAAAGAACAAAATACTGAGAGTTTAATTAAGAATATTGAAGACGGTCACATCGACGCTGCTATTGCCGCAACACCGTTAGAGGTTGATTTTATAACCGAAAGACCTTTGTATTACGAACCATTTGTTGGGTATGTACCTCAAGATCATCGTTTAGGAAATAGTACCCAGATTACGCCCGATGATTTAGATATTGAGGATATATTACTACTTCAAGACGGACACTGTTTTAGAGAAGGTGTTCTAAATCTTTGTAAAACACCTAAAATTGGGGGTGACCATTTTAGCTTACAAAGTGGAAGTTTTGAAACCCTTATCAATCTTTCTAACGAAGGCTTAGGCATGACGCTTCTACCCTATTTAAATACGTTGGAACTTGACGATGTAAAAAAGAAAAACTTGAAGTACTTTAAAGAACCTTCGCCTGCACGTGAAGTAAGTCTTATCTACCACAAAAAAGAACTAAAAGTACAGATTACAGAAGCTTTAAGAGATGTTATTACAGGTATTGTTCGTGGTGCAATCGCTTTTCAAGATGTAAAGATTATAAGTCCGCTACATAAGTAA
- a CDS encoding D-alanyl-D-alanine carboxypeptidase/D-alanyl-D-alanine-endopeptidase — MKNFLFLTVTILLLSACSSKKSLISKSFERQLSSAFYQNQFTGVLVIDAETKDTIYTNNSHKYFTPASNTKIFTLFAALKTLPAQIPALKYVEVNDTLYFEGTGDPSFLHGYIKDSTALKFLQNHSNLVFVSNNFQDKKYGPGWAWDDYQWYYSAEKSALPINGNVVMTYKSPELMVSPSYFKDSVLELTHLNHRNETSNTFYYPPTKKDTLETPFITSNQITQSILENLLSKKIGNVSTMPTGEKQTLYGPYADSLYIRMMHESDNFIAEQLLLVSAGVLTDTLNGKLTRDYILENELKNLKQEPRWVDGSGLSRYNLFTPQNMVSVLDQLFTLVPQERLFSIFPAGGLSGTLKNRYAGDEEPYVFAKSGSLSNNYCLSGYLVANSGKVLIFSFMNNHFKQSTSEERNRLEQMLQTLRDTY, encoded by the coding sequence ATGAAGAATTTTCTTTTTTTAACAGTCACCATTTTGTTGCTATCTGCCTGTAGTTCAAAGAAGTCATTGATTTCAAAATCTTTTGAAAGACAGTTATCATCTGCATTTTATCAAAATCAGTTTACGGGTGTTTTGGTTATTGATGCTGAAACGAAAGACACCATATATACCAATAACAGCCATAAGTATTTTACACCTGCTAGTAACACCAAAATTTTCACACTTTTTGCAGCGCTTAAAACCTTACCTGCTCAGATACCTGCTTTAAAATATGTAGAAGTAAATGATACTCTATATTTTGAAGGTACCGGTGATCCTTCGTTTTTGCATGGATATATAAAAGACTCAACGGCTTTAAAATTTCTTCAAAATCATAGCAATCTAGTTTTTGTATCGAACAACTTTCAAGATAAAAAATACGGACCAGGTTGGGCTTGGGACGATTACCAGTGGTATTATTCTGCCGAGAAAAGTGCCCTACCTATAAACGGTAATGTAGTGATGACGTATAAGAGTCCGGAACTTATGGTTTCTCCTTCTTATTTCAAGGATAGCGTTTTAGAATTGACGCATTTGAACCATAGAAATGAAACTTCTAATACGTTTTATTATCCACCAACAAAAAAGGATACGTTAGAAACTCCGTTTATCACGAGCAATCAGATTACACAATCAATTTTAGAGAATTTGCTTTCTAAAAAAATTGGTAATGTTTCCACTATGCCAACGGGAGAAAAACAAACGCTATATGGCCCGTATGCCGATTCACTTTACATTCGCATGATGCACGAGAGTGATAATTTTATTGCCGAACAGCTTTTACTGGTCTCAGCCGGAGTTCTAACAGATACCTTAAATGGGAAACTAACTAGGGATTATATTTTAGAAAACGAATTGAAAAATTTAAAACAAGAACCTAGATGGGTAGATGGATCAGGGCTCTCACGATACAATTTATTTACTCCGCAAAACATGGTCTCGGTTTTAGACCAATTATTTACACTAGTACCTCAAGAACGTTTATTTTCTATTTTCCCTGCCGGGGGATTATCGGGTACCTTAAAAAATAGGTATGCAGGAGATGAGGAACCTTATGTATTTGCTAAATCTGGAAGCCTAAGTAATAACTATTGCCTTAGCGGATACTTGGTCGCAAACTCAGGAAAAGTATTGATTTTCAGCTTTATGAACAATCACTTTAAACAATCTACATCAGAAGAACGAAATAGACTTGAACAAATGCTTCAAACGCTTAGAGATACCTATTAG
- a CDS encoding peptide-methionine (S)-S-oxide reductase produces MDKVFKVGFGGGCHWCTEAVFMALNGVEKVEQGFIAPNENIADFSEAVIVHYNAAVIALKDLVAIHLDTHRSTKNHSMRNKYRSGIYFFKQADELVLKAIMTELQQDFETPLITAIFPFGAFKSSEERFHNYYFNDTEKPFCRTHISPKIKMLKEKYAKHVSAIVQ; encoded by the coding sequence ATGGATAAAGTCTTTAAAGTCGGATTTGGCGGTGGATGTCATTGGTGTACTGAAGCTGTGTTTATGGCGCTTAACGGTGTTGAGAAAGTAGAACAAGGCTTTATTGCTCCAAATGAAAATATAGCAGATTTTTCTGAGGCTGTAATTGTTCATTATAATGCTGCAGTTATAGCGTTGAAAGATTTAGTAGCTATCCACTTAGACACTCATAGAAGTACCAAAAATCATTCTATGCGGAATAAATACCGTTCAGGTATTTATTTTTTTAAACAGGCTGATGAGCTTGTATTAAAGGCTATTATGACAGAATTACAACAAGATTTTGAGACTCCGCTAATAACAGCCATTTTTCCATTTGGGGCATTTAAATCATCTGAAGAACGTTTCCATAATTACTATTTTAACGATACGGAGAAACCTTTTTGTAGAACACATATTTCCCCTAAAATTAAAATGTTAAAAGAGAAATATGCCAAACATGTGTCAGCGATAGTTCAATAA
- the nudK gene encoding GDP-mannose pyrophosphatase NudK, with the protein MKNGSIKDVEKKLLSDNWYTLNKYTFSYQKPDGTWEKQEREAYDRGNGAAILLYNSKKKTVVLTRQFRMPTYVNGNEDGMMIEVCAGLLDGDNPADCVRKETEEETGYKISNVQKVFQTYMSPGSVTEIVYLFVGEYDESMKVSDGGGADDETENIEVLELDFNEAMKMVASGEIKDAKTIMLLQHAKLNSLV; encoded by the coding sequence TTGAAAAACGGAAGCATAAAAGACGTAGAAAAAAAACTACTTTCTGATAATTGGTATACGCTAAATAAATATACGTTCAGCTATCAAAAACCTGATGGTACTTGGGAAAAACAAGAGCGTGAAGCTTATGATAGAGGTAATGGTGCAGCTATTTTATTGTATAACTCTAAAAAGAAGACTGTTGTACTTACCAGACAATTTAGAATGCCGACGTATGTGAATGGTAATGAAGACGGAATGATGATTGAGGTATGTGCCGGACTTTTAGATGGTGATAACCCGGCTGATTGTGTACGTAAAGAAACTGAAGAAGAAACAGGCTATAAAATAAGTAACGTACAAAAGGTATTTCAAACCTACATGTCGCCCGGTTCGGTGACCGAGATAGTGTATCTTTTTGTGGGGGAGTATGATGAAAGTATGAAAGTCAGTGATGGTGGTGGTGCAGACGATGAAACCGAGAATATTGAGGTTTTGGAGCTAGATTTTAATGAAGCTATGAAGATGGTGGCTAGTGGAGAAATTAAAGATGCAAAAACCATTATGCTGCTACAGCATGCAAAGTTGAATTCGTTAGTTTAA